In Zingiber officinale cultivar Zhangliang chromosome 6A, Zo_v1.1, whole genome shotgun sequence, a single genomic region encodes these proteins:
- the LOC121998034 gene encoding uncharacterized protein LOC121998034, whose translation MAAAAAAAAAAPRKQIHIDVIQSVMPVAVTPPGRSQRLSTTGGPLRPELLQSRVRIVLYYDDKGSATPATVGAWIKESLSAALATEPVMAGRLRRENDGSGRWEVKFNDCGARLVQATAEASMAEFMSGDGDRWEAHLAHWVDVDEENPNFSALFYVQVTQFHGGGFSIGISCSLLLADPFFLGHFLQSWARTHAAMLSHGQLTDSSIFHLAYFQRPGQSNHLKSIDLGLSSNSNPSAANTTLLFAANPETDNVCQIADNYFQVATRRLRKKDLSNYSLIVSDHSGDKIVETHTIMSPNVIDETVSGAQEEGWVKQLGLEKMCFVGGNDPIRISCQIISCVDDGLVMIIMPPKKAWLISVTVPTI comes from the coding sequence atggccgccgccgccgccgccgccgccgccgctcccCGGAAGCAGATTCACATCGACGTCATCCAGTCGGTGATGCCGGTGGCGGTGACGCCGCCGGGGCGGTCGCAGCGCCTCTCAACGACCGGCGGCCCGCTCCGCCCCGAGCTTTTGCAGAGCCGGGTGCGGATCGTGCTGTACTACGATGACAAAGGGTCGGCGACGCCGGCGACGGTGGGGGCGTGGATCAAGGAGTCGCTGAGCGCGGCGCTGGCGACGGAGCCGGTGATGGCCGGGCGGCTAAGGCGGGAGAACGATGGGAGCGGGCGCTGGGAAGTCAAGTTCAACGACTGCGGGGCGCGGTTGGTCCAGGCCACCGCGGAGGCGAGTATGGCGGAGTTCATGTCCGGCGACGGCGACCGCTGGGAGGCGCACTTGGCTCACTGGGTCGACGTCGACGAGGAGAACCCAAACTTCTCAGCCTTGTTCTACGTCCAGGTGACTCAATTCCATGGAGGTGGATTTTCCATAGGCATCAGCTGCAGCCTCCTGCTCGCTGACCCCTTCTTCTTAGGGCACTTCCTCCAGTCATGGGCTCGGACTCACGCCGCCATGTTGTCCCACGGTCAACTCACTGACTCATCCATCTTCCACCTCGCCTATTTTCAAAGACCTGGCCAATCGAACCACCTTAAGTCCATCGACCTCGGCTTGAGCTCGAACTCGAATCCGAGTGCGGCTAACACCACCCTACTGTTTGCGGCTAACCCAGAGACTGACAATGTTTGCCAAATCGCAGACAATTACTTTCAGGTGGCTACAAGGAGACTCCGAAAGAAGGATTTATCGAATTACTCTCTTATCGTAAGCGATCACTCGGGCGATAAGATAGTCGAGACGCATACTATCATGAGTCCGAATGTCATAGATGAGACGGTCAGTGGTGCACAAGAGGAAGGTTGGGTGAAGCAACTTGGACTCGAGAAGATGTGTTTTGTAGGCGGGAATGATCCGATTCGAATTTCATGCCAAATCATATCGTGTGTCGATGATGGACTAGTAATGATAATAATGCCGCCAAAGAAGGCATGGTTAATTAGTGTTACAGTACCAACAATTTAG